Proteins from a single region of Rubeoparvulum massiliense:
- a CDS encoding GerAB/ArcD/ProY family transporter encodes MEKTSINIRQLTMLIFMFTVGSSILLTPAYITTVAKQDAWLAGIITLGAGLLAVYLFMQLAIGFPNQTIVQFTRKLMGKYIGTFFSFLYLFYLYILSGLILENMGFFMVSQIIPETPIIAIYTLFLFILLLALRYGVESVARTTELFFPSYCSVLIILILFVLPEVDLENIKPVVAEGVKPIIHGSLLFFSFPFCEISAFLIFTPQVHDQKKLAYAFLYGTFFGGLVLTILIFLSIAVLGPDITARSAYPTYLLAQKVNIGNFLTRVEALIAIIWLIGLFIKLFITLHAVVIGLKQLLSLKSQKTLTFPLSFLLISFTLLMIPSQMYIQSVNLHYFWLFEITLGFFYPLVLWILFQFRKRSSKQGGG; translated from the coding sequence ATGGAAAAAACATCGATCAATATTCGTCAGCTAACCATGCTCATCTTTATGTTTACTGTAGGGAGTTCCATTCTACTCACTCCAGCTTACATCACTACAGTAGCAAAACAAGATGCTTGGCTTGCAGGAATAATTACACTAGGTGCTGGTCTATTAGCGGTCTATCTCTTTATGCAATTGGCAATCGGTTTTCCGAATCAAACCATCGTGCAATTTACAAGAAAGTTGATGGGAAAATATATAGGGACTTTTTTTTCCTTCCTCTACCTGTTCTATCTCTATATTTTATCGGGGTTAATTCTAGAAAATATGGGTTTCTTCATGGTATCACAGATTATCCCTGAGACGCCTATCATAGCGATTTATACGCTTTTTTTGTTCATTTTGTTGCTTGCTTTGCGGTATGGAGTGGAGAGTGTTGCACGTACAACTGAACTATTCTTCCCGAGTTACTGCTCTGTGCTAATTATCCTCATCCTATTTGTCTTACCGGAGGTGGATTTGGAGAATATTAAGCCAGTGGTTGCTGAAGGAGTGAAACCGATCATTCATGGGAGCCTTCTCTTCTTCTCATTCCCATTCTGTGAGATCTCTGCCTTTCTTATATTTACGCCTCAAGTTCATGATCAGAAAAAATTGGCCTACGCATTCCTTTATGGAACATTTTTTGGTGGGCTCGTCTTGACTATTCTGATCTTTCTTTCCATTGCGGTTCTAGGACCAGATATAACGGCACGGAGTGCATATCCCACGTATCTATTAGCACAGAAGGTAAACATCGGGAATTTTTTAACGCGTGTTGAGGCACTTATTGCCATCATTTGGCTCATCGGACTGTTTATAAAGCTGTTTATCACTCTTCATGCAGTAGTAATCGGCTTAAAACAGCTCCTATCTCTAAAGTCTCAAAAGACGCTCACTTTCCCGCTTTCATTCTTACTGATTAGCTTCACTCTTCTCATGATACCGAGCCAAATGTATATCCAAAGCGTTAATCTTCATTATTTCTGGCTATTTGAGATTACATTGGGATTTTTTTATCCTCTAGTACTTTGGATTCTATTTCAATTTAGGAAGCGAAGTTCGAAACAAGGAGGAGGATAA
- a CDS encoding ABC transporter permease, giving the protein MRISAIIVRVIRQFLRDRRSLALLLLAPILVLWLMDQVFGGALYQPKIAVLQVPEVMEERLEKNGAEILSYNQEEEANLALEEGELDAILIGSEVGAPRLILEGSDPGKGNRIIQMLQMSFEGMTHAPLIKPEIHYYYGSAEMSLFDNIGPVLLGFFAFFFVFLLSGVSLLRERTTGTLERILATPLKRWELVVGYLGGFGFFAIIQSFLITWFAIEVIDMMQVGSIFYVLLVILLIAMSALALGTFLSTFANNELQMIQFIPIVIVPQIFFSGLFATETMAPWLQGLGKAMPLTYGAEALRNIMLRGKGWDAIQWDVLILLLFTLIFMFANIFALRKHRAQ; this is encoded by the coding sequence ATGAGAATCAGTGCGATCATTGTACGAGTGATTCGGCAATTTTTACGGGATCGCAGAAGCTTAGCCTTGCTACTCCTTGCGCCAATTTTAGTATTATGGCTCATGGATCAAGTGTTTGGTGGTGCGCTATATCAGCCCAAAATTGCTGTGCTCCAAGTACCAGAAGTTATGGAAGAACGGCTAGAGAAGAATGGAGCAGAAATATTATCTTATAATCAGGAAGAGGAGGCTAATCTGGCTCTAGAAGAGGGGGAGTTGGACGCCATACTGATTGGCTCTGAGGTAGGTGCTCCACGTCTCATCCTCGAGGGGAGTGATCCAGGTAAGGGGAATCGGATTATCCAGATGCTCCAGATGAGCTTTGAGGGGATGACGCATGCGCCTTTAATTAAACCAGAGATTCATTATTACTATGGCTCTGCTGAGATGAGCTTATTTGATAATATCGGCCCGGTACTCCTAGGCTTTTTCGCATTTTTCTTTGTTTTTCTTCTATCGGGTGTCTCCTTGTTACGTGAGCGAACCACAGGAACCCTTGAACGTATTCTTGCCACTCCTTTAAAACGGTGGGAGCTGGTTGTTGGCTATCTAGGAGGATTTGGCTTCTTTGCCATCATCCAGTCCTTTCTCATCACTTGGTTTGCCATTGAAGTCATTGATATGATGCAGGTTGGTTCAATCTTCTATGTATTATTGGTTATTCTTCTCATCGCAATGAGTGCTTTAGCCCTGGGTACTTTTCTTTCAACCTTTGCCAATAATGAACTACAAATGATTCAGTTCATTCCCATCGTAATTGTTCCCCAGATCTTTTTCTCTGGATTATTTGCAACGGAGACCATGGCACCATGGTTACAAGGACTTGGTAAGGCCATGCCATTAACCTATGGAGCTGAAGCCCTTCGTAACATTATGCTCCGTGGGAAAGGGTGGGATGCAATACAGTGGGACGTGCTAATTCTTCTATTATTTACCCTCATCTTTATGTTTGCGAATATTTTTGCCCTGCGAAAACATCGGGCACAATAA
- a CDS encoding GerAB/ArcD/ProY family transporter, which yields MMEKINIRQFTLLVIMLTIGSSILFVPSYLIGTARQDGWLAGLLGLGMGMMLAYFFSTMMQRFGDLSMIQFMLKMLGPFWGTLLTILYLFYLFILSILVASDMGTFIVTQIMTETPIWVIYIIMILVVLLAVSYGIESIARTIEMVFPATMLLILLMFVLLLPQVQGDQLLPILNQDIKPVLYATLNFYAFPFNDLVVLMMFSPFIHDKEKVGKAMVVGSTIGGVVLILIALFSLLVLGPEFTAISTFPTYMLAQKIVIGEYLTRIEVAIGATWMLSVFIKLTLAMYACFLGISQLFKLQRIETASLPLSILLVTIIPIAVPSIAYLLNFSRNYWWPYVITMGTVLPLLLYGIAHLKSKQV from the coding sequence ATGATGGAGAAAATCAATATTCGTCAATTTACCCTACTTGTGATCATGCTCACCATCGGAAGCTCCATTCTCTTTGTTCCCTCATACTTAATCGGAACTGCCAGACAGGATGGTTGGCTTGCCGGCTTGTTAGGTCTTGGTATGGGAATGATGTTAGCTTATTTTTTTTCAACGATGATGCAGCGTTTCGGTGATCTAAGCATGATACAATTTATGCTCAAGATGCTTGGCCCATTTTGGGGGACCCTATTGACGATTCTTTACCTTTTTTATCTTTTTATTTTAAGTATCCTTGTTGCCAGTGATATGGGGACTTTTATCGTGACGCAAATAATGACTGAGACCCCCATTTGGGTAATTTATATCATCATGATACTTGTAGTACTCCTTGCCGTCAGCTATGGCATTGAAAGCATTGCCCGAACAATCGAGATGGTTTTTCCAGCTACGATGCTTCTTATCCTGTTGATGTTCGTCTTACTGCTTCCCCAAGTCCAAGGTGATCAGTTGCTACCTATATTAAATCAGGATATTAAGCCAGTTCTTTATGCAACCCTCAATTTCTATGCATTTCCATTTAATGATCTTGTGGTTCTCATGATGTTCTCTCCCTTTATTCATGATAAGGAGAAGGTGGGCAAAGCGATGGTAGTAGGATCTACTATCGGTGGAGTTGTTCTGATTTTGATCGCTTTATTCTCTCTCTTGGTGCTTGGCCCAGAATTTACTGCAATTAGTACATTTCCTACATATATGTTGGCCCAGAAAATTGTCATTGGAGAGTATTTGACTCGGATCGAGGTAGCCATTGGAGCGACTTGGATGCTATCTGTTTTTATAAAGCTTACTTTAGCCATGTATGCATGTTTCTTAGGAATAAGTCAGCTTTTCAAGTTGCAACGAATTGAGACAGCTAGCCTTCCGCTATCTATTTTGCTTGTAACAATAATACCGATTGCAGTTCCGAGTATTGCATATTTACTTAACTTTTCCCGTAATTATTGGTGGCCCTATGTAATTACAATGGGAACGGTTCTGCCACTTCTTCTCTATGGGATTGCACATCTGAAGAGTAAACAAGTGTAA
- a CDS encoding zinc ribbon domain-containing protein gives MNRKKFISDEHVQLRRVLRVVGPILLITGIIILIRHFMNPFGFDPFTDDGFRNPLRNFIIGGFLTLIGLGMTQFAYMGAIARYKAREMSPVAKDAFNYVADEGKEGVKQVAKAIHAGLKESSADQGEIGVICPQCEIVNEGDARFCKACGSTLPEKRFCPQCGEEVALDARFCDHCGTSLED, from the coding sequence ATGAATAGAAAAAAATTTATCTCCGATGAACATGTGCAGCTGAGACGGGTTTTGCGTGTTGTTGGTCCGATCCTACTCATTACAGGTATCATCATATTAATTAGGCATTTTATGAATCCCTTTGGATTTGATCCATTTACTGATGATGGCTTCCGTAATCCTTTACGTAATTTTATCATCGGGGGGTTTCTAACACTGATTGGGTTAGGAATGACACAGTTTGCTTACATGGGAGCAATCGCTCGTTACAAAGCTCGGGAAATGTCTCCGGTTGCGAAGGATGCTTTCAATTATGTGGCAGATGAGGGCAAGGAAGGCGTAAAACAGGTGGCGAAAGCGATTCATGCAGGATTGAAAGAATCTTCAGCTGATCAAGGAGAAATAGGAGTTATCTGCCCACAGTGTGAGATTGTGAATGAGGGGGATGCTCGATTTTGTAAGGCTTGTGGTAGTACCCTACCAGAGAAGCGCTTCTGTCCTCAATGCGGTGAAGAGGTGGCACTAGATGCCCGCTTCTGCGATCATTGTGGAACATCATTAGAGGATTAG
- a CDS encoding TetR/AcrR family transcriptional regulator, producing MTEVNDKQQQVWINEILHLCSEEEHLTEKQSKILAAAIKTFAEKGYATSSTSEIAKKAGVAEGTIFRHYKTKKDLLISIVRPVMTQLVRPFIMKDMQKFLDTKYETFEEFLRAMVRNRQQFVQRYRPVLKIFMQEIAFHEELQAQYKQYIADQLVERMHEVIDYYREKGQIITWPTESVLRLLASTIIGHFIVRYWLAPNVPWDDEAELERTVQFILHGLNVYNDSNSIIYPLT from the coding sequence ATGACTGAAGTTAATGATAAGCAACAACAAGTTTGGATCAATGAAATTTTACACCTATGCTCAGAAGAGGAGCATTTAACAGAGAAACAGAGTAAAATCTTAGCAGCAGCCATTAAAACGTTTGCTGAGAAGGGATACGCTACCAGCTCAACAAGTGAGATTGCGAAAAAAGCAGGAGTGGCGGAAGGAACGATTTTTCGCCATTATAAAACAAAGAAGGATTTGCTCATCTCTATCGTCAGGCCAGTGATGACACAGTTAGTCCGCCCCTTTATTATGAAGGATATGCAAAAATTCTTGGATACAAAATACGAGACCTTTGAAGAATTCTTACGGGCGATGGTGCGTAATCGTCAGCAATTTGTCCAACGCTATCGTCCCGTACTAAAAATTTTTATGCAGGAGATTGCTTTCCATGAAGAATTACAAGCGCAGTATAAACAGTATATTGCCGATCAGCTGGTGGAGCGCATGCATGAGGTGATTGATTATTACAGAGAAAAGGGGCAAATCATTACATGGCCTACTGAATCCGTATTGCGTTTGCTTGCATCAACCATCATTGGACACTTTATTGTCCGTTATTGGTTAGCACCTAATGTGCCTTGGGATGATGAAGCAGAACTAGAGCGTACGGTACAGTTTATTTTACATGGGCTGAATGTATATAATGACAGTAATAGTATTATTTATCCATTAACGTGA
- a CDS encoding ABC transporter ATP-binding protein, with protein sequence MSENDVIRLERVYKSFGKKDVITACTLSIEGGRIVGILGPSGAGKTTLIRMIVGLERPTQGRVAVFGTPMPNLPLMQEIGYMAQSDALYQELSAWENLQFYAALYQIPKGLRKDRIREVMEWVGLQGELKKLVGHYSGGMKRRLSLAISLLHHPKLLILDEPTVGIDPVLRRAIWQKLQQLRDAGTTILITTHVMDEAEYCDELALLREGRLLVYGTLQQLKESTGSFNVEDVFLHYEECMQGGEV encoded by the coding sequence ATGAGTGAAAATGATGTGATTCGCTTGGAAAGGGTTTATAAAAGCTTTGGAAAGAAGGACGTGATTACTGCTTGTACGCTTTCTATTGAGGGAGGGAGAATCGTAGGGATCTTAGGCCCCTCAGGGGCAGGGAAAACCACGCTAATCCGTATGATCGTGGGCCTTGAACGCCCAACCCAGGGAAGGGTGGCTGTATTCGGCACACCGATGCCTAATCTCCCTCTTATGCAGGAGATAGGGTATATGGCGCAATCAGATGCCTTGTATCAAGAATTAAGTGCATGGGAAAACTTGCAGTTCTATGCTGCCTTATACCAGATTCCGAAAGGATTACGGAAAGATCGAATTCGAGAAGTAATGGAATGGGTGGGATTGCAGGGGGAGTTAAAAAAATTGGTGGGTCATTACTCTGGTGGAATGAAACGTCGACTCTCGCTTGCCATAAGTTTGTTGCACCATCCTAAACTCTTAATTTTAGATGAGCCCACGGTGGGTATTGATCCTGTCTTGCGAAGAGCGATTTGGCAGAAACTTCAACAATTACGGGATGCTGGAACAACCATTTTAATTACAACGCATGTGATGGATGAAGCGGAATATTGTGATGAATTAGCACTCTTAAGAGAAGGAAGACTACTAGTCTATGGTACACTTCAGCAATTGAAGGAGAGTACGGGTAGTTTTAATGTGGAGGATGTTTTTCTCCATTATGAAGAATGTATGCAAGGAGGGGAAGTATGA
- a CDS encoding GerAB/ArcD/ProY family transporter → MINIRQFTILVLFFTTGSSILFAPSVLIGMAEQDGWIAGLLAFSLSLLMVCLYGYLNKKISNAGLIEAMLTGFGPFFGSFFTIQYLFYFFILSALALNDMGVFMLTEITPETPIYAIYLIFMLVILLAITYGIESLARTAELFLPGVLTLLILLFLFLLPEVKLDEMLPMLENDMKSILHATLNFFAFPFLELIVLLSITPFVHNNKKVTKALMIGTAIGGFILLLFTFFAIWVMGPGETGSVNFPSYRLAQHIVIGNIATRVEVVIAVIWVISLFIKLTLCFFALLQGIKQILGMQSIHALRFPIAMLLIVLSPVMFPNYTYLLFFTQEIFWAYSSTYGIIIPLLLLIAMSWKQGKNGEEEGETGKKDVRIE, encoded by the coding sequence TTGATCAATATACGTCAATTTACGATTCTTGTCCTCTTTTTTACTACAGGAAGCTCGATCCTTTTTGCACCATCTGTTTTGATAGGCATGGCAGAGCAGGATGGCTGGATAGCTGGTCTCTTGGCATTCAGTCTTAGTCTCCTTATGGTTTGTCTATATGGCTACTTGAATAAAAAAATAAGTAACGCAGGATTGATTGAGGCGATGCTTACGGGTTTTGGACCGTTTTTTGGTAGTTTTTTCACCATACAATATTTGTTCTACTTCTTTATTCTATCAGCATTAGCTCTCAATGATATGGGGGTCTTCATGCTAACAGAGATAACCCCTGAGACGCCAATCTATGCAATTTATCTAATTTTTATGTTGGTTATACTCCTTGCCATAACATATGGGATCGAGAGTCTTGCTCGAACAGCGGAGCTCTTTTTACCAGGTGTATTAACCTTGTTAATTTTGCTTTTTCTTTTTTTACTTCCTGAGGTTAAGCTGGATGAAATGCTCCCAATGCTAGAGAATGACATGAAGTCAATTCTACATGCAACACTTAATTTTTTTGCTTTTCCCTTCTTGGAACTAATTGTTCTTCTCTCTATTACACCTTTTGTTCATAATAATAAAAAAGTTACAAAAGCGCTGATGATTGGAACAGCTATTGGAGGTTTTATCTTACTCCTCTTTACTTTCTTTGCGATCTGGGTAATGGGACCTGGTGAGACAGGAAGCGTAAATTTCCCTAGCTATCGATTGGCACAACATATTGTCATTGGGAACATTGCAACCCGTGTGGAGGTAGTCATTGCGGTAATCTGGGTGATTAGTCTATTTATTAAATTAACATTATGCTTTTTCGCTCTTCTCCAAGGGATTAAGCAGATTCTAGGTATGCAGTCAATTCATGCTCTTCGTTTTCCGATTGCAATGCTTCTTATTGTACTTAGCCCTGTGATGTTTCCTAACTATACCTACCTGCTCTTTTTCACGCAGGAGATCTTTTGGGCTTATTCATCTACCTACGGAATTATTATCCCACTCCTCTTGCTGATTGCGATGAGTTGGAAGCAGGGGAAGAATGGAGAAGAAGAAGGTGAAACAGGAAAGAAGGATGTACGTATAGAGTAG
- the msrB gene encoding peptide-methionine (R)-S-oxide reductase MsrB, with protein MVGPFEAESGVIVVVSGYTGGHQENPSYEEVCSGKTGHYEGVQITYDPTKVTYGTLLNIFWRQIDPTDAGGQFHDRGSSYQTAIFYHDEEQRQVAEASKQALAESGRFKKPIVTKILPAQAFYPAEEYHQQYHKKNPLRYKMYRKGSGREAYLIENWGVDASILPAWAEERTDTREELQERLTPIQFRVTQENVTEPPFQNPFWNNKKEGIYVDIVSGEPLFSSKDQFDAGCGWPSFTRPLHEELISSKLDLSHGMIRTEVRSHFADSHLGHLFDDGPEPTGLRYCINSAALRFIPKEELEEAGYGEYSSLFLMP; from the coding sequence ATGGTAGGACCATTTGAAGCAGAGTCGGGTGTGATCGTTGTTGTTTCGGGTTATACTGGTGGGCATCAGGAGAATCCTAGCTATGAGGAGGTATGTAGTGGTAAAACAGGTCATTATGAGGGGGTTCAGATTACATATGATCCTACGAAAGTTACCTATGGTACCTTGTTAAATATCTTTTGGCGCCAGATCGATCCCACTGATGCAGGTGGTCAATTCCATGATCGTGGTTCCTCTTATCAAACAGCTATCTTCTATCATGATGAGGAACAACGACAGGTGGCAGAGGCATCAAAACAGGCATTGGCGGAAAGTGGTCGCTTCAAAAAGCCCATCGTGACCAAGATTCTTCCTGCCCAAGCCTTCTACCCAGCGGAGGAGTATCATCAGCAGTATCATAAAAAAAATCCCCTCCGCTACAAAATGTATCGCAAGGGATCAGGTCGGGAAGCGTATCTCATTGAAAATTGGGGCGTAGATGCAAGTATCTTACCGGCATGGGCAGAGGAACGAACTGATACGAGAGAGGAATTGCAGGAACGTCTTACCCCTATTCAATTTCGGGTCACACAAGAGAATGTGACAGAGCCTCCCTTCCAAAATCCTTTCTGGAACAATAAGAAGGAAGGCATCTATGTAGATATCGTATCTGGAGAGCCACTTTTTAGTAGTAAAGATCAGTTTGACGCTGGCTGTGGCTGGCCTAGCTTTACAAGGCCACTTCATGAAGAACTGATCAGCAGCAAGCTTGATTTGAGTCATGGGATGATTCGTACTGAAGTGCGAAGCCATTTTGCAGACTCCCACCTCGGGCATCTGTTTGATGATGGACCAGAACCAACAGGATTACGCTACTGCATCAACTCTGCTGCCTTACGTTTTATCCCTAAAGAAGAATTGGAAGAAGCAGGGTATGGAGAATATTCTTCGTTATTTCTCATGCCATAA